The following are from one region of the Littorina saxatilis isolate snail1 linkage group LG2, US_GU_Lsax_2.0, whole genome shotgun sequence genome:
- the LOC138953582 gene encoding uncharacterized protein encodes MKNGFANLQEEVREVREEVSEVWRMNNELKSENDVLKTKVERLEAKTDDLECRSKRNNVMFYGLPREENEKWEDCEATVRELIVDKLELARDIQFDRVHRVSAKPDSPVIARCCFYKDKELILKAKRKLKGSNIFIGDDFSQRVGDIRKKLTLHLKAAQKDGKKATMIYDHLVINGKKCVVDKDDRLHERK; translated from the coding sequence ATGAAAAATGGCTTTGCAAATCTGCAAGAGGAGGTGCGGGAAGTGAGAGAAGAAGTATCGGAAGTGTGGCGAATGAACAATGAGCTGAAAAGTGAGAACGATGTCTTGAAAACGAAAGTGGAACGTTTAGAGGCAAAGACCGATGATCTAGAATGTAGGTccaaaagaaacaatgtgatGTTTTACGGACTACCGAGGGAGGAAAACGAAAAATGGGAAGACTGTGAAGCTACGGTGAGAGAGCTCATTGTCGACAAGCTTGAGTTGGCAAGAGATATCCAGTTTGACCGCGTGCACCGGGTCAGTGCAAAGCCAGACTCGCCAGTCATCGCTAGATGCTGCTTCTACAAAGACAAGGAGCTGATTCTTAAAGCAAAAAGAAAGCTCAAAGGCAGCAACATCTTCATTGGTGACGATTTCTCTCAACGTGTGGGAGACATCAGGAAGAAGCTCACTCTACATCTGAAGGCGGCTCAGAAAGATGGCAAGAAGGCGACAATGATATACGACCACCTAGTCATCAATGGGAAGAAATGTGTGGTTGATAAAGACGATCGTCTGCATGAACGGAAATAG